From Klebsiella electrica, the proteins below share one genomic window:
- the serC gene encoding 3-phosphoserine/phosphohydroxythreonine transaminase, whose product MAQVYNFSSGPAMLPAEVLKLAQKELCDWNGLGTSVMEISHRGKEFIKVAEEAEQDFRSLLNIPSNYKVLFCHGGGRGQFAGIPLNLLGDKTVADYVDAGYWAASAVKEAHKYCTPNVIDAKITVDGLRAVKPMSEWQLTPGAAYLHYCPNETIDGIAIEEAPNFGDDVVVTADLSSTILSREIDVSRYGVIYAGAQKNIGPAGLTLIIVREDLLGKASVACPSILDYSILSANDSMFNTPPTFAWYLSGLVFKWLKEQGGVAAMDKINQQKADLLYSTIDNSAFYRNDVAAANRSRMNVPFQLADSALDKLFLEESFAAGLHALKGHRVVGGMRASIYNAMPLAGVQALTDFMQDFERRHG is encoded by the coding sequence ATGGCTCAGGTCTATAACTTCAGTTCAGGCCCGGCAATGCTGCCGGCGGAAGTACTCAAACTGGCGCAAAAGGAACTGTGCGACTGGAACGGTTTGGGGACGTCGGTGATGGAAATCAGCCACCGTGGTAAAGAGTTCATTAAGGTGGCTGAAGAAGCGGAACAGGATTTTCGCTCCCTGCTCAATATTCCTTCCAATTATAAAGTTTTATTCTGCCACGGCGGCGGTCGCGGACAGTTTGCCGGTATCCCGCTGAACCTGCTTGGCGATAAAACCGTTGCCGACTACGTCGATGCGGGCTACTGGGCGGCCAGTGCGGTAAAAGAAGCGCATAAATACTGCACGCCGAACGTGATCGACGCCAAAATCACCGTTGACGGCCTGCGCGCGGTTAAGCCGATGAGCGAATGGCAGCTGACTCCGGGGGCTGCCTACCTGCACTACTGCCCGAACGAAACCATTGACGGTATTGCCATTGAAGAAGCGCCAAACTTTGGCGACGATGTGGTCGTCACGGCGGATTTGTCATCGACGATTTTATCCCGTGAAATTGATGTTAGCCGCTATGGCGTGATCTACGCGGGCGCGCAGAAAAACATCGGTCCTGCTGGCCTGACGCTGATTATTGTGCGCGAAGATCTGCTGGGTAAAGCCAGCGTAGCCTGCCCATCGATTCTGGATTACTCCATTCTGTCCGCCAATGACTCCATGTTTAACACGCCGCCGACATTTGCCTGGTACCTGTCAGGTCTGGTGTTTAAATGGCTGAAAGAGCAGGGCGGGGTTGCCGCTATGGATAAAATCAACCAGCAGAAAGCCGACCTGCTCTATAGCACCATCGATAACAGCGCTTTCTATCGCAATGATGTCGCTGCGGCGAACCGCTCGCGCATGAACGTCCCGTTCCAGTTGGCCGATAGCGCGCTGGATAAACTGTTCCTTGAAGAGTCCTTTGCCGCCGGTCTGCATGCGCTGAAAGGCCACCGCGTAGTGGGCGGCATGCGTGCCTCTATCTATAACGCGATGCCGCTGGCGGGCGTGCAGGCACTGACCGACTTTATGCAGGATTTTGAACGCCGCCACGGCTAA